CTCGCCGCCGCGGTCGAGGCCGTATGCCATGGACGCAGCGGTGGGTTCGTTGACGAGCCTCACCACGTCGAGGCCGGCGATTTTTCCGGCGTCCTTTGTTGCGGTCCTCTGGTTGTCATTGAAATAGGCCGGAACCGTGATCACCGCTTTTTTCACCGGCTCTCCGAGAAACGCTTCTGCGTCCCGCTTTATTTTCTGCAGGAGGAATGCCGAGATCTGCTGGGGCGTGTAGTCCTTCCCGTGCAATGTGTAGACATGGCTTGTGCCCATTTTGCGTTTTGCCGCCGTTACCGTGCCTTCCGGGTTGCTCACCGCCTGCCGTCGCGCCGGTTCGCCCACCAGGAGCTGGCCGTCGGCGGTGAACGCGACATAGGACGGAAACATCTTTCCGGCGACGGTCGCTCCTTCCGCCGAGGGAATGATTGTCGGTTTGCCGCCAAGCATCACCGCAGCCTCGCTGTTGGATGTCCCGAGATCAATGCCGATAATTTTTTCTTTGGCCATTTTCTTTCACCTTTATCGTTCTGCCGGTTGTTCTGCAATCTTCACTTTCGACGGCCGGATTACCTTCGATTTCAACCGGTATCCCTTCCCGATCTCCTCGATAACGGTTTCGGGCTCAACGTCGCTTTGCTCTCTGCAGAGCGCCTCATGGACAGCCGGGTCGAACTTTTTTCCCACGCACTCAATGGGCTGCAGGCCGTACCCGGCCAGGATTTTGATTATTTTCGAATAGACCATACGCATCCCTTCGCTGTTTTTTTCCGTGTCGAGGGCCGGCAGGGCTCGTTCGAAATCATCGAGGATTACGAGGAGGTCGGTAATCAGGTGCTCGTTCGCAAACGTGATGATGGCCCCTTTCTCCTTCTCAAACCATTTCCGGTAATTGTCAAAATCTGCCTGAAGGTATTTCAGCCGCTCCTGGCACTCCTCCGCACGCCGGGCCTCTTCTTCGAGTTCCTGGTTCAGCTGGTCAATCTGCTCCGCCTGCTGCCGGTTCGTGAGCGTGATGTCATCCTCTGACATTGAGATGCCTTTATAAATCTCCGGATATTTTTACTTTGTCTTCTACGGCCTAACCGAATTCTTTTCAGGGGACCCGGCCCCTGGCTGGTTCGGACGGTCCCGGATCCCTCCCGAAAAACGTCGCACCGGTCCCGTGCGACCGCGGATGACGGCAGTCCCGGCGAACGGGGGGCGGCAACGGCGATGGGTGAGATTATCAGATACGAGGGATACACTACTGTCTGAACAGATTCGCCCATGCACACCCCGGAGCGTGACACGAACGGACGACCAATCACCCGGACCCGCAACCCCGCCGGCCGGCACCGGCATCATTACCCTCTCGCACCTGACGAAGATATTCCGGAACAGGACGGACGTTGTCGCGGTGGACGATGTCAGCACCGTGGTAAAGGCCGGGGAGATTTTCGGCCTGCTGGGGCCCAACGGAGCCGGGAAGACCACCGTGATCCGGATGCTCACCACGCTGATGCGCCCCACTTCGGGCACGGCATTCGTGGGCGAATACGAGATTACGCGGGACCCGGAAGCGATCCGGGGAATTATCGGGGTGTGTCCGCAGCAGGGGACGCTGGATCCCGACCTCACGGCACGGGAGAACCTGAACTTCTACGGGAAACTTCTCGATATGAGCGACGCGGAGCGGAAGGAGCGGATTCCCGAACTGCTCCGGATGGTCGGGCTGTCCGGACGGGCGAACACACCGGCCGGCACGTTTTCCGGCGGGATGAAGCGGAAACTCGAGATCGTGCGTGCGTTCATCCATCACCCCCGCATCCTCTTTCTGGACGAGCCGACCATCGGGCTCGATCCCGACTCACGCCGCGACATCTGGACGCACATCAGGACACTCAACCGGAAAGGCACCACGGTGATCCTCACCACCCATTACATGGATGAGGCGGAGCACCTCTGTGACCGGATCGCATTCATGGTCGACGGGAAGCTGGTCGCCGTCGATACGCTGGAAAACCTGAAACAGGCGATGCCCGGGGGCGACCTGATCGAGATCGGCACGGACGGGGTGGCGAGCGCAGTGGCGGACGATCTTTCGCGGCTCGAGAACGTGATACGGGTGCAGGAAGCGGATGGAAAACTCCGTATCTCCGCCCACAACGGAAGCAGGACGCTTCCTTCAATCGTCTCCCTGCTGGAGCACCGGGGAGCGGTGATCACCTCGATCACCATCAGGTCCCCGTCGCTGGAGGACATCTTCATCCATATCACCGGGGCGAACCTGGATGCACGGGGCGGGGGAGCGGCATGATCAAGGGCGCTCTCGCAATCCTCGAACGCGATCTCAGGAAGTTCATACGAACGCCGGTTCTGCTGCTCATGTCCGTCGTGTTCCCGATGGTCTTCCTGATAATCTTCGGAAATGCGCTCGGGGGGACCATCGACCACATTCCGATCGGGGTGACGCAGGAAGATCTCTTTCGCGGGGAGACGCCGCTTTTCGAAAACGCGGTGCAGCGGATGCAGGAGACGAAAACCTTTGACATCACCCTCTACCGGAGCGAGGAGCATGCCAAAGCGGCGCTTGACGAGGGGGCCGTCTATGCAGCCGCCGTGTTTCCCGCCCCCTACCGCTCCGGCGGGTCCATACGCCTCTACACCGACAGTTCGGAGTACCTTATCCCCTCGGTCATCGAATCGGGCTTTTCAAGCCTGATATACGGGCTCGGGGCACCGGTGGCTATCGACATCCTGCCCATCTACGGGGAGATCGAGTACTTCCAGTTCTTCGGCGTCGCGGTGATCGTCCTTGCGATTTTTACGACCACCATGTTCGGCGGCGGCAACACCATCATCATGGACCGGGAGATGGGGATTATCGAAGGATACCTCACCACCCCGGTCAAACGCTCAAGCATCATCCTCGGGATGATCGCGAGCGGCACCGTGAAGGCGGTGTTTACCGCCTCGATCATCCTCCTCGTCGATGTCCTGATCGCAGGAGTCATCATCAGGAGTCTCGAAATCCTCCTGCTGGTCCTCTTCGTCCTCGTGATGATCAGCCTCGGCATCACGAGCTTCATCATATCGTTTGCCTCCCGCTTCGAGAGCCATGTCGCATATTCCGCACTCGTGGCGTTTTTCAACCTGCTCCTCTTTATCACGAGCGGTGCGTTTTACCCGCATATCGGGATGCCGGACTGGCTCAAGTGGGTCTCGTGGGTGAATCCCGAGTTTTATTCGGTGCATGCGCTCCGCTGCATCATCCTCCGGGGGCAGGGCCTCGACGTGATCTCCTTCGATCTTGTCATGATCTCGCTCTTCTCACTCGCGGCCATCGTCTTCGGCATCACGACGTTCCGGCGGACGCTCGAATGACCGCGGCGCCTGCCGCTCCCGCACCGAAATGCCCGGCTATCGAATGCCGCCAGCTATAATACGCCCGCGGTCGAGATACGAGCGTGGTGGGGGATAGTCATACCGGCGGGGGCGGCAGCGGCTCTCCGGGGATCGCGTTCGACCGGGCCGTCGACCGGCATGCGCCGGAGCTTCTCGCGGCCGTGCAGGAGCTCGTCAGGATCAAAAGCGTCGCGGGGGAGCCCGCACCCGGCGCTCCCTTCGGACCCGGCCCGGCGGAGGCGCTCGCCGCAGCGCTCGCCATCGCAGAGCGCCTCGGCTTTTCAACCGTAAACCTCGATCATTGCGTCGGGTATGCGGAATCGGGCGCCGGCGACGAGTACGTGGCCGTCCTCGGCCATCTCGATACGGTGCCGGAAGGCAAGGACTGGACGTACCCGCCGTTTGCCGGGGAGATCCATGACAAAAAGATCTACGGCCGGGGGGCACTCGACGACAAGGGGCCGGCGCTCGCCGCACTCTTCGGCTTACTCGCGGTCCGTGAAAGCGGTGGTGCGCTTTCGAAGCGAGTCCGGGTCATCTTCGGGACCGCCGAGGAGACGGGCGGCCCCGACATCGCGCACTACCTCTCGCGGGAGCCGCCGCCGGCATCGGGATTCACGCCCGATGCGAATTTTCCCGTCGTGTTTGCCGAGAAGGGCCTGCTCTGGGTCGAACTGGAAAAACCGCTGCATCCCGCGGGTTCTTCCGGTGCACAGCTCGTCTCCCTCTCCGGCGGGACGGCGCCGAACATGGTGCCCGAGTCGGCGGCAGCCGTTATCCGGACGGACGATCCCGCCGCGATCCTCAACGGCTGCGAGGAGTTCCCGCGAAGCCCGGGATGTACGCTTGACGCCGGAATCGAGGGCGATCTGGTAGTCATCCGCTCCGGGGGCGTGAGCGCCCACGCATCGACACCCGAGAAGGGGCGGAATGCCATCATGCAGCTCCTCGCGTTCCTCGCCACGCAGGATTTCGGCCCGCCCGGTGCCGCCGGTGCGATCGGTTTTTTCGCCCGGACCATCGGCACGGAGACGGACGGCGCATCACTCGGGCTGGCGCTTTCGGACGTACCCTCGGGAGACCTGACCCTCAATGCCGGCACCATCGATGTTTCGGAGACGGCATTCCGCATCACTCTCGACATCCGGCACCCGGTGACGGTGGAGAAAGATGCGGTGCTTGACACGATCGAGGCATCCCTCCGGGGCACGGGTTGTTCCGCGGCTATCCGGAAATATGATGCGCCGCTTTTCTACCCGACAGACTCGGCGCTGATACAAACACTCACGGCCGTCTACCGGGAGGCGACCGGCGACGAGACACCCCCGGTGGCGATCGGCGGCGGCACCTACGCACGAAAACTCCCGAATACCGTCGCGTTCGGCCCTTACCGGCCCGGGACCAATCCCCCGATCCACCGGAGGGACGAGTATGTCGGCTGCGACGAGCTGGTCGCGATGGCGAAGATCTACGCACGGGCAATAATTGCGCTGGCGAAATAACGGTAAAAAATGGGGGCTTACCGCCGGGCCAGCGGGCAGCAGGCATTGCCGCACGCGAGGCAGACACAGGTCCGGATCTCAATCGCCGCCGCCGCAACCAGGATCCAGAACACCAGAAACAGTCCGGGCCGGACAACCAGCCATGCCTGCGGGAGGAGGAGGATGACGACCGCGGCGAGGGCGACCGCCGCATAGTCCCATCCCGTATAGGGCCCGGTGCGCCGGCGGAGAAACCGCTCCGCCAGCATCCCCGGGACGCCGTGGGCGCACCGCACGCCCTGTTCGGGGCATTTCGTGCAGAAGACGCCAACCACCAGCATGGCGGAGCCCGCGGCGAAGAGGACGTAGCCCGCGGCACGGGCGGGGGACGAGACGAAGATCGCGTATGCGGCGAGCGCCACGGCGACGAAGAGCAGGCCGAGGCTGATGCGACCGTGGAGGCGGCGGGTCATCCGGGGGCCCTCCGCGGTGCCGTCATGCGCTATCGTCCCCGGCGGCCGCGAGGCCCAGCTTTTCCGGCAGCGACGCCGCCCAGGCCCGTATCGCGTCCCAGTCGCGGGCGTCCTCCGTCTTCGTCTCGTCGTACCGCCTGAAGAAGCCGATTACGGGCATAAAGGAGGGATTCATCCGGCCGGCGAAGGTCCCGAGCCCGACAAGATCGACATGGGCCCGCACCGGTTCCAGCGCCTTCTCCGCCAGCTCCATCGTATCCTCCTTCGGCTCGGCAAAACCCATGCCGACGAGGAATCCCGCCACCGGGCGGCCCCGGAGTGCCGCTTCGTGCCGGCCCGCGAATTTCACGGCATCTTTCAGGACGCTGCCCATGTACAGCGACGTGCCGAGGACGACGGCATCGTAGCCGGCGACGTCGGTGACCGAGGATGCGGCGGCGACGTCGACGTCGAGGCCCTGCGAGCGGAGCGTGTCGGCCATGGCCTCCGCGATTTCCCGGGTGGTGTTGTGCTTCGTTGCGTAGGCGATGAGGATTCGGGTCATAGGTACGGCATAGTTGGGGAATGGTGGTAATAAGGGGTGTGGTGAAGAGGAGGGTTTTTGAACGTGGTATCATATCGCTGTGCATGAAATTGGTCAGGATTGGTTTACAATTCCGACCGTCAAGGCCTGATTGTATTATTCTCCTGACAGATTTTTAATGGCAGGCTAAATTGTCAGGATTGGTTGACAATCCTGACAGTAACCGTCTAATTGTAAATTTCTCCTGACAACTCCCTCTCCGGCAGTAAATTTGTCAGGATAAGTTGATAAAAAAATGTGCTTATTTACTTTGGTGTACGATATGAAGGAGATTGGGAATCCTAGATAGAATTCTTTTTAAAGGGTATTATTGAAGTTTCGAACAATTCGATTGAAACTGCAAAAGACATTATTTCACTGAAAAATAATCTCGTGGAAAAGCTGCTCCGGCACAATATTGGAGGCGTTTATGCCGTAAAACTCATCGATGTTCTTTTTGATAATCCGGTAATAACCGTAAAACAGGTTGCTGAATGTATTGGTACAAGCAGACAAACAGCGAACCTCCTGGTGAAAAAATTTGAAGAGAATGATATCTTAGTTGAAATTACCGGGAAAAAGAGCTTTAAACAATATATGTTCGTGGATTATGTCTCAATTATTCAAAAAGGGACGCATATGTAATTTTTCACATTCACCCTCTTTCAGATCGCCATGTTGTGTGGCGTCGGCGGCCGCGACATCGACCTCGAGGCCCGGCGAGCGGAGGGTTTCGGCCACGGCCTCCGCGATTTCGCGGGTGGTGTTGTGCTTCGTTGCGTAGGCGATGAGGATTCGGATCATGGATACGGGGTAGTGGGAGGGATGGGGTAATAAGGAGTGTGGTGGTTTGGGCGGATGGGCGCGGCGCGGGCTCATTCGGAGAACTGGTTGGTCCAGCGAGGCTGGCGATAGGATCGGTTAACGCATTTGTAGGGATAGTGAAAAGGTATACTAGTCAAATCGAATTAACCCATTTGGAGTGTTGAAAATATATTCACATCCTGTGTAAACTTTTGAAATAATCCAAAATCTGATTTTAAATATAATCCGTAAACTTGGGAATACAACGCATCGGTTCGACACTTTTTATCAACTTAATCCTCTGGACTGCAATTGGTCTAAAAATTTCAGCATCAGACACTATACCCTGCAACTCCCTTGCGAGTCCAGCTCTAATATTAAGAGAAGTCTGATCGCCACTATCAGATTTATATTTTAAAACCTTTTGTCGGAGATTCTGTAAGCATAATGCTGCAGCAAAAATTCTATCAGGATCGGTCTTTTTTGGGATTGCACCCGGCACAAGATTACTCAGGACATGCAATATAATCCTTAGATCCTCACATCTGAAGGGATGCTCCGTTTTATAAACCCGATATGTTCCGGAATCAATAGTAATATCTTCACAGTGCGTACACCACCCGATCACAGTCCCGGGATCCGTTGCCGTTATACCTGCTTCTGTTAGCTTGGAGGCAATTATTACAAGCGCTTCCTCACGATTAATGGATGTTTTCTTTGCGTATTCATCCGCCGTCTTCTCGATTAAACGGATCCACTCAATAGTGGCGTTGAAAAGGTCTTCAAATCCCTTCCACATATACGGTTGTTTCCAGAATGTCATTCGCTTTCCGTTTTTCATCATAAATCTAAAAAAAATCGTCCTGAAAGATAAATATAAACCAGATCTAGAAAGAATGACATCCTTTCCAATTAGGCTTCTGAAGATCATTGCGTCTGATTTACTATTGTCGGTTGTGACATCTTTGAAAAAACCGTCATCCTTTATCATTACACTCCGGCCAATTGGAATAAATATTCCCGTGTTCTCATCATTAAAACACAGAAATGCCTCTTCCCCTGGCTCAAGCCCAGAAAGAATCGAATCATGTCCCACATCCATCTCTTGTTTCCCAGAACTTAGTGGTTGTTTCCATCCTGAAAAGGAGATGAACTCATCATCAATGTCTGAATAAAGTTCGATCATCCTGTCTGTTTTCGGGACATCGGTTGCCTCGAAGCCCTCACGAAGTAATTCGGGAATCGAATCCCCGTCCTCAGGGATAACAATAGGATAGGCAATTGTATCAAGAAGACGACGGTTGATGATTTCCTTTATTCCTTCAAGCCCCTTCTGATCACTTATGAATATAAATTCGGTCACACCAGATCTACGCAGGGAATAACCCAAGGAAGGATACTGAGAAGAAATGACATAATGGCGACACCCATCATCTATGAGAGCCCCACTACTTGAGAGGCCCTTCCATCCTGTAATCATAAATCTTGATGAGAATTGCTCTGGAAACATCTCCTCTTTCTCCATAATCCGCTTGAAACCCTTGATATCATTATAATGAACAACCACAGTCACGTATGCCTCAGAATCACCTTCCAGTAATTCTTTCGCTGTATCTATCATCGATTCGCGCAAAGGATTCGAATTACAGAACGGTTCTGGTAGAAAGTTATCTACAAAAATTTGCTTGAATTGTTTGGGGATATTACTCTGTATTAGCCCTTCAAAGGCACTCATTTCGAGATCACCACAGATAGTATCATATGTTATCTCTATACTACCGAATCCCCTTTGTGCTGTCATGTACTCGGGATTGTCATAATCACCGCCAATTATGTTGAGAGGTGAAGAGATCACCCTTCTCAGATAATAACGAATATTCCTTGCGACATCTCGGTCTAAAGTATCGATAAGAGTAAAAGCTTTGGTAAAAAATTCGGTCAATTTAGGAACTTCAATGTAAGTTGTATTTATCCTGTATTCTCGGTCGGAAATTATTTCTTTCAGCTGAGAGGAGAGAGGTGAAGGGTATTT
The sequence above is a segment of the Methanoculleus sp. SDB genome. Coding sequences within it:
- a CDS encoding molecular chaperone GrpE; translated protein: MSEDDITLTNRQQAEQIDQLNQELEEEARRAEECQERLKYLQADFDNYRKWFEKEKGAIITFANEHLITDLLVILDDFERALPALDTEKNSEGMRMVYSKIIKILAGYGLQPIECVGKKFDPAVHEALCREQSDVEPETVIEEIGKGYRLKSKVIRPSKVKIAEQPAER
- a CDS encoding ABC transporter, which encodes MIKGALAILERDLRKFIRTPVLLLMSVVFPMVFLIIFGNALGGTIDHIPIGVTQEDLFRGETPLFENAVQRMQETKTFDITLYRSEEHAKAALDEGAVYAAAVFPAPYRSGGSIRLYTDSSEYLIPSVIESGFSSLIYGLGAPVAIDILPIYGEIEYFQFFGVAVIVLAIFTTTMFGGGNTIIMDREMGIIEGYLTTPVKRSSIILGMIASGTVKAVFTASIILLVDVLIAGVIIRSLEILLLVLFVLVMISLGITSFIISFASRFESHVAYSALVAFFNLLLFITSGAFYPHIGMPDWLKWVSWVNPEFYSVHALRCIILRGQGLDVISFDLVMISLFSLAAIVFGITTFRRTLE